The following proteins are encoded in a genomic region of Montipora foliosa isolate CH-2021 chromosome 8, ASM3666993v2, whole genome shotgun sequence:
- the LOC137967289 gene encoding uncharacterized protein, with translation MAQLSCSFTSLCGNKCDISSRWPGRQQLVPLSSCVDNIKEHLRDVKVSQTSVASEKELILARVGLFDDSDGRDFTICPKHRAELGVRFRPTTKCQHPLHGNQRRKVERGITLKMAKEIKAKWNTVVPVGAGICRNCRGAHTDNMEKGELDSNVTTLATGSFVPSETPVPSGEESMDQTPGPSGEQGTEEMPETAEEELVLPRLRVRFQDDFLSQQSDPNSDILSSSSQGSSAEVETSREWQPTPRVEHQLQYLNSFLLKSTDGRISPVRSQCKSDVMTVSSSTQRYYRKKAHQAVETTLEAIAPGNSSWLLQQVFTKHQSGRAISAASEEESLVSRLVTLYNEANSWYTQQQILSLFASDYSKTELLQLVPGLTKFRIDEARKHAFKTKPGQLVEPPTITRTRLDPAKVDHFLDFISSPSFLQDVAYGTKKLKLSNGETIEIPNVVRTVISSRLIQLYQTYCVETSFKPLGKSTLFNILKMCAASQKKSLAGLDSTQTDGVNAIASLEEITGFLGRNGLQDEEARGIVSRLRDGRRYLSTDFKLHISNETPCADHCSVYALSCDEAEYRGTCSYQHNISCDRCSDLRDAMLDIQVALSNLKLSDNEKLEELEHDLQAAMPGLEEWKSHIVRSVHQDAAKTTVVDTLLQTEALLIMDWAMKFLPTSYRETQRDWFGKKGKPWHITVAILKADNENIETRTYIHLFDECTQNWFAVASIIENTLATLKALKPDLSQVYLRSDNAGCYHCGYLLLSLPGIADRTGVKIARYDFSEPQAGKDICDRRIAALKSHMRRFLNEGNDVKTASDMKAAIESYGGIKGCYAAVCRAQPSAQTMTKHTMTGVQRLHNFSYENGGMRVWRAYDVGPGKFYSEAQLSRFGTPQGPTELVVVKPFSRPIIEAGTYQQRRELSRAIPEPGPSQEQPPPSQTDEENEKFSCPEEGCVKTFQSFAALQRHLDVGKHMLKLAKESAYDEIKRKWIEACHSVGGGYVRGQTSAKDSDDQSPAGQLELGWALRKTRKSIAFSEKAKSYLVDVFQTGEETGKKANASDVASSMKSLRDDTGQKMFAKTDWLTEQQIARYFSRLAALNKSGHLQRARTVSLNEDEETGDNDLAAETETIRTRQRIRRDLEL, from the exons ATGGCTCAGTTATCGTGTTCATTTACCAGCCTCTGTGGAAACAAATGTGATATTTCTTCGCGCTGGCCAGGACGGCAGCAACTTGTACCCCTGAGTTCATGCGTAGACAACATAAAAGAACATCTGAGAGACGTCAAAGTATCACAAACGAGCGTTGCATCTGAGAAGGAGCTTATTCTGGCTCGCGTTGGTTTATTTGATGATTCTGACGGCCGCGATTTCACAATATGCCCCAAACATCGAGCAGAACTTGGAGTAAGATTCAGACCTACAACTAAGTGCCAGCATCCCTTACATGGAAATCAGAGGCGAAAAGTTGAGAGGGGGATAACACTCAAGATGGCAAAAGAAATCAAAGCAAAGTGGAACACTGTTGTCCCAGTTGGTGCAG GCATATGCAGAAACTGTAGAGGTGCTCACACGGACAATATGGAAAAAGGCGAACTGGACTCTAATGTTACAACCTTGGCAACAGGATCGTTTGTGCCCTCTGAAACTCCAGTTCCAAGTGGGGAAGAGTCCATGGATCAGACTCCAGGACCATCTGGAGAGCAGGGAACAGAAGAGATGCCTGAGACAGCTGAAGAGGAACTGGTGCTACCGCGTTTGCGCGTGCGATTTCAAGATGATTTTTTAAGTCAG CAAAGCGATCCGAATTCGGACATCTTGTCGTCATCATCCCAAGGGTCATCGGCAGAAGTAGAAACGTCTCGTGAGTGGCAACCCACCCCGCGAGTGGAACATCAGCTGCAATACCTCAACAGTTTCCTGCTAAAATCAACTGATGGCCGGATAAGTCCAGTTAGGTCTCAATGTAAGTCCGATGTTATGACTGTCTCATCGTCAACGCAGCGTTACTACCGAAAAAAAGCCCACCAAGCTGTTGAAACCACTCTAGAGGCTATTGCACCGGGGAATTCATCGTGGTTGCTTCAGCAGGTTTTCACAAAGCACCAAAGCGGACGAGCAATCTCTGCTGCTTCCGAGGAGGAAAGTCTGGTATCTAGACTCGTGACCCTTTACAATGAAGCCAACTCTTGGTACACACAACAGCAGATTCTGTCCCTTTTCGCTAGCGACTACTCTAAGACAGAATTACTACAGCTGGTGCCGGGACTGACCAAGTTCAGGATTGACGAGGCCAGGAAACATGCCTTTAAGACTAAGCCAGGACAACTCGTAGAGCCGCCAACCATCACTAGAACAAGGCTTGATCCCGCTAAGGTTGACCATTTCTTGGACTTTATATCCAGTCCTTCATTTCTACAAGATGTAGCATATGGAACGAAAAAGCTAAAGCTGTCAAATGGAGAGACAATTGAAATCCCAAACGTTGTGAGAACAGTCATCTCCTCCCGCCTCATACAGCTGTATCAGACGTATTGTGTAGAAACGAGCTTTAAACCGTTAGGGAAATCAACGCTCTTCAATATCCTTAAG ATGTGCGCAGCCTCTCAAAAAAAGTCACTGGCAGGCCTGGACAGCACGCAGACCGATGGCGTCAATGCAATTGCATCCCTGGAGGAAATAACTGGTTTTCTTGGCAGAAACG GCCTTCAAGACGAAGAGGCAAGAGGAATTGTCTCGCGTCTCCGAGATGGTAGACGCTATCTGTCCACTGACTTCAAGCTGCACATCTCGAATGAAACACCTTGTGCCGATCATTGCAGTGTGTACGCGCTAAGCTGTGATGAAGCCGAGTACCGTGGAACCTGTTCTTATCAGCATAACATCAGCTGTGACCGATGTAGTGACTTGAGAGATGCCATGTTGGACATCCAAGTTGCATTATCTAACCTTAAGTTAAG CGACaatgaaaaactggaggaaCTTGAGCACGATCTCCAAGCGGCAATGCCAGGACTTGAAGAGTGGAAATCCCACATTGTACGATCCGTGCACCAAGATGCTGCGAAGACTACCGTTGTAGATACCCTTTTGCAAACGGAAGCTTTATTAATCATggactgggccatgaaattCCTGCCAACAAGCTATAGAGAGACGCAGCGCGATTGGTTCGGTAAAAAAGGAAAGCCATGGCACATTACTGTTGCTATTCTGAAAGCAGATAACGAGAATATCGAG ACGCGAACCTACATCCATCTTTTCGACGAGTGCACCCAGAACTGGTTTGCGGTAGCGTCCATAATAGAAAACACTTTAGCAACGCTGAAAGCTCTAAAGCCAGATCTCAGCCAGGTGTACCTGAGGTCCGACAACGCCGGATGTTACCACTGCGGCTATCTCCTGTTGTCACTGCCCGGCATCGCTGATCGTACTGGAGTCAAAATCGCACGCTATGACTTCAGTGAACCACAAGCAGGGAAAGACATCTGTGATCGCCGGATCGCAGCACTCAAAAGCCACATGCGCCGCTTTCTAAATGAAGGTAATGATGTAAAGACAGCCAGCGACATGAAAGCTGCTATTGAGTCATACGGAGGAATTAAGGGCTGTTATGCGGCAGTGTGTCGAGCACAACCATCTGCGCAGACAATGACCAAGCATACCATGACAGGAGTGCAGCGATTGCACAACTTCTCTTACGAGAATGGAGGCATGAGGGTGTGGCGCGCATATGATGTCGGTCCGGGAAAGTTTTATAGTGAAGCCCAGCTCTCCAGGTTTGGAACACCCCAAGGTCCCACTGAGCTCGTGGTAGTGAAGCCCTTCAGTAGACCGATCATAGAAGCAGGTACATATCAGCAACGTCGAGAGTTATCAAGAGCCATCCCTGAGCCTGGGCCATCACAAGAACAACCACCCCCGTCacagacagatgaagaaaacgAGAAGTTTTCCTGTCCAGAGGAAGGATGTGTAAAGACGTTCCAGTCATTCGCCGCTCTCCAAAGGCACCTGGATGTCGGTAAGCACATGCTAAAGCTCGCCAAAGAGTCCGCGTACGACGAGATCAAGCGGAAATGGATAGAGGCGTGCCATTCGGTAGGTGGTGGCTACGTTCGTGGTCAGACATCAGCAAAAGATTCTGATGACCAGTCCCCGGCTGGACAGTTGGAACTCGGATGGGCCTTGAGGAAAACACGGAAGTCAATCGCCTTTTCAGAGAAAGCGAAGAGCTATTTGGTAGACGTGTTTCAGACAGGAGAGGAAACCGGCAAGAAGGCAAACGCTTCCGACGTGGCTTCCAGTATGAAGTCTTTAAGAGATGACACTGGCCAGAAAATGTTTGCCAAAACCGACTGGTTGACAGAGCAGCAGATTGCTCGCTACTTTAGCCGACTCGCCGCCCTTAACAAAAGTGGTCACTTGCAGAGGGCCCGCACTGTAAGTTTGAATGAGGATGAGGAGACTGGAGACAATGATCTTGCTGCAGAAACTGAGACCATCCGGACAAGGCAGCGGATAAGAAGAGACCTAGAGCTTTAG